CTGTGTCTCTAAATGATTTACTCGGTCAAGGAAAACCAATTTTTATTTACATCTATCCAACGGATGAAAAATTTAAATGTAATAGATCTGAATGTCCATTTAAAGAAAACTTGGAAGAAATTCAAAGAGAAGGTGTGATTGAAATAGGAATCAGCCAAGACGCTGTTGAAGAACATAGAGAATTTAAGCATAAATATAACATAAATTTTGAACTCTTATCTGAACCTACATTGGAAACAATTAGAGGATTAGGAGCTTATGAAGAAGTATTTGTAAACGGAATAGAAAAATAAAAAGTCATAAGAAAAGGAATTCTTGTAGATGATAAAGGACATACTATAAAAGAATGGGAACCTCTTAAAATAGAAGAGGAAACTGAAAATGTTATAAAAGTAATTAGGTCATTAAAATCTCACTAACAGGAGGATAGTATAATGGGTTCTATTGGAATGACAGAACTTTTGCTAATATTTGGGATTATAATTTTACTCTTTGGTGCAAAAAAGTTGCCTGAGATTGGAAGAGGCTTAGGTGAAGGAATTAGAAGCTTTAAGGCAGCCATATCTGGAGAAGAGAAGAAAGAGGACGAAAAAGTTATTACACCTAAGGAGATAGAAGCAGAAGTAATAAAGAAAGAAAAAGTTAAAGAAAATGCATAATAAATTTGGTCGCAAAAAGATTGCTATTATTAAATTTATACCTTGGTGTGAGAAATTGGCGACTTTATAAAATTTAAAAAAGAGAGATCATTTGGGCTTAAGTTCTTAAGATGACAAGGAAAGTGAAAGAGTAAGGATGATTCATGATTGCCTTTCAAAGGTAAAGTTGCAATTCTGCAGCTAGTGGAAAGAATCTTTTTCCTTTATGTCTTTTTGCTACTGGTAGCAAAAAATAAACTTACAAAAATTTTCGCGACATTTTTGCAAAAAATATCTCTTTTTTCTGAAATTTCTTACTCACTTTCCTGCACTTCTTTTGACTTATTACAAATTTCAAGCTGCTTTTTTAATCTTGAAATTTCGATCTTAAATTTAATCCAGTCTCCAATTGTCATTAGAATAGCAAGCATAGCTCCAACAATAATACTCATAAGAATAATTATGGACAAAGGAAGTGGTACCGTTTGGTAACCTGGAAGCAAATTAACAGTAACAGAAATATTATTCATTGCTACAAAGTATCCTGCTGCCAACAGAATAAATAACCATAAAATAAGTCTAATTTTGCTTAACATCTTTTTAATTCTTCTTTTAATTTAAAATAAATTTCTTTTAAATCTTGAGAAATAACTCTTACCTCTCCCAAAACAGGCATAAAGTTTGTGTCTCCATTCCATCTTGGAACTATATGATTGTGAATATGGGTTTCAAGACCTGCTCCCGCTGCTCTTCCAAGATTATAGCCAACATTAAACCCATCCGGTTTTAAAACTTTTTTCAAGAGCTTGACCATCTCTTTAGTTAATAAAGAAATTTCACATAAAGTTTTATCATCTAAAACAGTAAAATCTCCTATATGTTCATTAGGACATACCATTAGATGGCCTGCATTATATGGAAATAGATTTAATATAACAAAAGCCCTTTCGCCTCTATACAATAAAAGATTTTTCTCGTCATTATTTTCTTGGTAGGCTTTACACAAAAAACAACCTTCTGACTTTTCAAGACCATCTATATATTGAGACCTCCATGGTGAGTATAACCTTTCCATTATTAATCCTCCTTTGTACCTGAAATATTATAGGCAATTCATCAATTTATTCCACTTAAACACTTTATATAAATATCATCAATATTATCCCTAAGGTTATACCTAAATTCAAGCTCTTTTAGATAGCAGATAGAATTATCCTTATTACACTATGAAATTTTAGCAGCCTCTTGCAAACTTTACACTTTTATCTATTCTCTCATACTTAAATCCATCCATCACAAGACCATCATAACTTTTGAATTTATCTGTATGTATCAAACTTCCTCTCTTTACTTTCTTTACGGTTTCTCTCAGTAGTGTTTCAGCAGACACATCTTTTACTACCTCAACCTTAAAGACACTAAAGTCTTTCTATAAGCTGTTTTTTTAATTATATCCATACGTTGTTTTAAAGTAGTTAAGCCCAAGCTTTTTAGTGTAGAATCTATCTTGCTTTCTAAGTATCCATTGTATACTAAACTCATAAGAAGGTCTATGTAATCTTCGTTGACTCTTTTGTAAGAGTTGGGTAATATTTGTGGTCTTAATCTATCTTTTTTATCTCTCTGGACATTTATGTTAAGGTTGTTATAATGTTTAGGAAAAGTTCTTTTACTAATTCCTCGGTAGATCTGTCTAAGTATTTTTTCAAAGTATTCTTTCTTATCCATTACTATTCCTCACTATAATTTTAATAACATACGTCGGGTGAGAAATTCATTAAAAACATGAGATTCTTCGCCGGCTGCAGAATGACGAATAAGGTTATCCTTCCTTTAACACTTATTAATCAACCTTTTCCTTGTCATCCTGAGGCCTTAAGGCCGAAGGATCTCATTTTTAAATTCTATAAAAACCGCTAATTTCTCACCCAAGGTATTACTATTCCTCACTATAATTTTAATAACATTATTTTAACTCCTATAATGGCAGTGAATTCTTAGGTGAGTTTACCAAAGCATTAAAGAAAAAAGATATAAAACATTATTTTAACTATCCAAGATATCCAAAAGGACAA
The nucleotide sequence above comes from Sulfurihydrogenibium sp.. Encoded proteins:
- a CDS encoding redoxin domain-containing protein, coding for MAKAIQNFELLNTEYKPPVSLNDLLGQGKPIFIYIYPTDEKFKCNRSECPFKENLEEIQREGVIEIGISQDAVEEHREFKHKYNINFELLSEPTLETIRGLGAYEEVFVNGIEK
- the tatA gene encoding twin-arginine translocase TatA/TatE family subunit; translation: MGSIGMTELLLIFGIIILLFGAKKLPEIGRGLGEGIRSFKAAISGEEKKEDEKVITPKEIEAEVIKKEKVKENA
- a CDS encoding LapA family protein, whose product is MLSKIRLILWLFILLAAGYFVAMNNISVTVNLLPGYQTVPLPLSIIILMSIIVGAMLAILMTIGDWIKFKIEISRLKKQLEICNKSKEVQESE
- a CDS encoding HIT domain-containing protein, with the translated sequence MERLYSPWRSQYIDGLEKSEGCFLCKAYQENNDEKNLLLYRGERAFVILNLFPYNAGHLMVCPNEHIGDFTVLDDKTLCEISLLTKEMVKLLKKVLKPDGFNVGYNLGRAAGAGLETHIHNHIVPRWNGDTNFMPVLGEVRVISQDLKEIYFKLKEELKRC
- a CDS encoding transposase, translated to MSAETLLRETVKKVKRGSLIHTDKFKSYDGLVMDGFKYERIDKSVKFARGC
- a CDS encoding transposase, encoding MDKKEYFEKILRQIYRGISKRTFPKHYNNLNINVQRDKKDRLRPQILPNSYKRVNEDYIDLLMSLVYNGYLESKIDSTLKSLGLTTLKQRMDIIKKTAYRKTLVSLRLR